GCCGTGGGCGGAGTCCAGCCAGCGGGGTCGAGACGCGACTCGCGCGACCGGCCCAGTGCGACGGCGCTCCCGAGTACCAGCCCTGTCGCGACGAAGGGGTGTCTGCGGAGGAGTCCGAGTACCATGACCACACAACACACGTGGGCCCGGGAAAGGTGTTCCTGTCAACGACGGACGAGAACGAGTCCGTCGGACGTGAGCGGCGCGTCGGCTCGTGTCGACACGCGACTGCTCGCGCCGGACGGGTCGCTCGCGGACAGTCGCGGGAGCGTGTGGTATCGGGCGCTGGAGGGCGGTCGCTCGGGTTCGGAGAAACCGGGAGAGAAAGGGGTTACGCCGTCTCGGTGTCGGTGTCGCGGTTCTGGTTCGTCTCGGTCGCGGTGTCAGCGGAGGTCGACTCCTCCGTGTCCGCCTCCTCCTCGTTGGTCCCCATTGCGTCGCCTTTCATCTCCTGGAGTTCGTTCTCCATCTCCTCACGTCCCTTCTTGAACTCGCCCATCGCCTGTCCCGAGGAGCGGGCGAGTTTCGGGAGCTTGTTCGCTCCGAACAGCAGGACGATGATGAGCAGGACGACGAACACTTCGATGCCCCCGGGGATGCCCGGGAACAGTGGTACGATCGATGGCATGGTGTGAATCGCTACCTGACCATTCGTCCTGCCACTTGTAGGTCTTCCCCCCATACACTGAGCCTCGCTACGGATTGTCGTTCGGCAGCGAACCGGTCTGGAAGCGGGAATTTCTCCGCTTTCCGACCACCTCGCCTACCGGTTTCGGTACTTGTGGGCCGCCATCGTGACCGTGTTGTAACTCCAGGAGGCGACGTACATACTCGCCCGCGTGACGAACGTGACGGGTTCGGTGGCGAGGCGCGAGAGGTAGTCGTTGCTCTTCGTGTACGCCTCGGCGACCATGCCCGGCCGGAACATCTCGTTGGCCTCGTAGCAGAAGACGGGTTTCCTGGCGTACTTCGTTATCTCGTTCGCCTGGTGCGGGTCGCTCTCGATGAACAGTTCCGCGTCGGTCTCGTCGTAGATACGGGCCTTGAACCGGGCGTGGTCGGCCCGTCGCTGGCGCTCCTCCATGCTCGACGCCTGGCACATCACGAGCTCTTCGTACTCGATACCGTGTTCTGCGAGCCACTGTTCGGTCTCGGGGCGGTACTTCTCCAGCCGGTTCGTCACCAGCCAGCCCACCCGCTCGGTGGGGACGATCTGTGGCTCGACCGTGGTGATGAACTCCCGGTACT
This region of Halomarina salina genomic DNA includes:
- a CDS encoding twin-arginine translocase TatA/TatE family subunit: MPSIVPLFPGIPGGIEVFVVLLIIVLLFGANKLPKLARSSGQAMGEFKKGREEMENELQEMKGDAMGTNEEEADTEESTSADTATETNQNRDTDTETA